The genomic stretch ATGGTCAAAATAATAAACAAAGGTACACACCATCCGCCAACaaaatatactccctccttcccaaaaaaagatgtctcaactttgtctagatttgCATTTACCTACACAATAAAACTCGTCTAGATACATGCGTACCTACGCAAAGTTGAGACATCATTTTCAGTAAGGAGGGAGTACGGATTATCCTTCACACTCCTATACCCATGTATGCAATGGTATGAATAGTCTGTAGTTTCACACTTAAACACACTGCTGGTTCGGAAAGTACTAATGCACATGGATATGGAAGATCCATGCTAAAATAACAACCCATAATTTCAGCAGTATGGCAAGATGCTTGCCGGACAGTTGCTCATCAACATGACAGTATGCTTATTTCAGCAGTATTAAACTGTGGAGTGTTACTGGTTTTGAGTCCGAACAATTATTTCTAGTTCGAAGAAAAAACTAAGTACAATTTAACCAGAGACAATGAGAAAATAACTAGTATTACGGAAGTTGACATATTGGACTACAGAGAGAACCAATTGAAAATATTGCACAACATTGTTCTTCTAGGTTATAAAATGCATGGATTGAGTAACAGATGTAGGCAAGAAGAATGCATCCTAGACATCTGAATGGATGATACCACATCCAAAATTGCATTAATAAAGAAACATCAActaagagaaagcacccttttcgtAAAATGAATCTGGAGGCTTCAAATTCAGCCTTGATCAGTTGGTGAAACATTAAGGGCTTTTTAATAACTATAGGAAGAGAGCGAATGATACGGAAGAAATAACCAAAAGTAGCTGACTAAACAGGAAGGCTAATTTAGTCCATCTATGTCTGTTtattttccatacatgactttACTGCAGCAGAAAATTGCACCATTAATACTTGCTATATACCAAGAGCTTCAATTTCAGGTTTCATCAGTTGTTGATAATATttcgagaaaggaaaaaaaatattatACATGCTGATGAAATGGCTATAGGCACTCTTCAGGCTCTTATACAGTATTCAACAACGCAATGGGCAGAATAATGAACAAAGGTATGCATCATCCGCAAAAAAATGCattatccttcacatttctataccCCTATATGCAATGGTTTGAATAGTCTTTAGTTTCACACTTAAACACACTGTTTCAGAAAGTACTAATACACATGGATGGAAGTCCATGCTAAAATAACAACCTATAATTTCAGCAGTATGGCAAGTTGCTTGCAGCACAGTTGCTCATCAACATGGCAGTGTGATTATTTTAGCAGTATTATACTGTGGAGTGTAACCGGTTTTGGTTCCAACCAAATATTTCTAGTTCGAAGAAAAGACTaagtaaaattcaactagagacaaTCAGAAATTGACTAGTATTAGGGAAGATGACATATTGGACTACAGAGAGAACCAGTTGAAAATACTGCACAAGTTCTTCTAGGTTATAAAATGCATGGACTGAGTAACAGGTATAGGCAAGAGGAATGCATCCTAGACATCTGAATGGATGATACCACATCCAAAAATGTATTAATACAGAAGCATCAACTAAGAGGAAGTACCCAGAGATGCATTAGATGATAAATAGTTACCTTTCAGGTCTTCGGGTGTCTGTCCGAACGAACCAGAACATCTGCCAGAGTCTTGTTTTTTTCGATGTCATTCTTGCCTACAAAAGGTTCATTTGATCAGCGTACACGATTTCAAACAACAGCCACAACAGTAACAAGAAATAATTTATAACAGTATACTAGATTTCTCTGCATTGCATACAAGACCTAGTCACCtagcaaagaaaataaaagaaaagctgATGCATAGAGCAAGGTTATCAAGAATTCAATACATCGTACACATAGGCGAGAGTGTATAGGAGTTACTAAAATGGACACAAAAGTACTTAAATACTTAAGGAACCTTTTAACAGAAGATTAAAGAGAGATTGATATAACAAGTGGAGCATGTAGTGTAAATTAGAAATTCATTTTTTTTCCAAGTGATCCACTTGGGATCGATTTCCATTACCATTGGAGATAAGAAAAAACATAGGGCAAAGCCAAGCATCGGGTGTGCAAGAAAAAAGGCGCCGCCTATTGCTCGTGTTTGACGATTAACCAAAAGGGAACAAATTTTCATGGCTGGAGGAGGGGAATATATACAAAGCGATAGGAAAATTCATAAATGTTGCTGATACTTAGCTGCACACGCTGGAAATTCATAAACAACAGATAACTCTAATACTGCTTTACACTGGAAATTCTAACTTGCAAAACATCACCGAAGGAGGCTGCTGATACTTAGCTGCACGCTCTACTGATAAGGGACAGAGGATAGCCACTGATTCAGCTGTTAAGACTTATTGGCACCAAGATACATCAGATTCATCCCATGAAAATCCCCACAGTAATGAACTCCATTTCAGAATGTACAACTTCATAACTGAGAATATGCATGATCATCATGGGACTAACCCAATAGACCTGTACCACGATAGCAAGCATAGCTTACAAAATAGCAGTTATATAACTCATACTAGCGCATAAATGTCAAAGTAATTTTGGTATGACCAAGGCAATACTGCAATAGCAAACTTGATTTGGAAAACCAGCAGGTTGAAAAATGCCTGAAGAAACATATGGAGAAACTGCAGACATGGTGAAGAACACAACCAATGTGGAACACAAGGGGCCAAACACACATGAATTTAAACTAGAAATGTATATGGGAGTCTCATCAACACTCAATAACTCATGCCAGCCATTAGACATGATTGCCAATTTGCAGCTAAAGAGAAAAGTGTCGACTTTGATCACCCACCTGGAATTGGGGCCGATCCGAGAAATGATGGGAGCACACATGGCAGGTAGGAGCTTGAGGCAGACTGAGGAGAAACGCCTCTCAGCACAGATGCACTACCCACAAGGATACTCTCGTTGCGCATGTCCACGCTGACGGTAAATTCCTCCACGTTGAGGTACAGCACATCAGCGTCGAGCGGGTCGATAGCAGCAACGGAAGGCACCACCTTGCCATTGGGCCAAAGGCTGTCAACGGGCACCTGCTGCTCGAGCGTCCAGCGGCCGCTCTCGTCGTCCAGCGTGAAGGACCTGATATGGAGCGCGTCGGCCTCGGCGTAGCACAGCCTGCCGGCGCTGACACCCATGCGGCGGTGCTTGAGGTTGACGAGCCGCCTTACCTCCGTGTCGCTCTGGTGGCCGGGGAGCACGCAGCCTTCCGGCAGCTCGACGGCGCGGAGCTCAGGCCGGGCGCTGAACGGGTCGACGCAGACGGCGCCCCAGCTGAGGTCCACCCACCAGAGCCGGCCCCCGCAGTCCAGCACCTCGTGCTCGTGGTTCAGGTGCATCCGGCGGCCAGGCGGCAGCGGCGACGGCAGCACCAGCTCGCCCCAGTCCCCCGTCTCCGAGGAGAACCGGCGCAGCATGAAGCGGCGGCCGCCGTCGACCTCGGCCAGCTGGGCAGCGACGTACCTCCCGGGCTGGGTGAGGAGGCCCATGCCGTCCGTTGAGGTGCCGTGGAAGTCcgggaggcggaagaggtcgCCGGTGACCGGGTTGCAGACGCGGCGCTCGAAGGTCCGGCAGACGAGCTCGGAGGGCGCGACCTTGAGGAGCACGTCGGGCGGGAGGTTGAGGTCCGCTTTGGGGTGGAGCTTGAAACGGGACTTGTGGGcgtcgaggaggaggaagccgtgggcgctggcggcgaggaggcggctgCGCATGGTGTCCATGTACAGGTTGTTGTCCTTGTCCCCGGGAGGCTGTAGGTCCAAGGACCAGACGGGGACGGtgatggaggaggcggaggggggcgggcggaaggaggaggagacggctACCGGGGATCTGGTGAGCAGCGTATCCCGGTCCATGAGCACCCAGGGAGGGCGCGGGGCGGCTGTGGAGAGGGAGCGGCGGAGGTGGCCGGAGACGACGCCGCGGAGAAGGGGCAGCATTTtttggcggaggaggcggtggtATCCAGCAAGTGAGGGGACAGAGGAGAGGGTTCGCCGGCCGGCCTGGCTGTGTGCGATCCGGGAGGCCGAGAAGGAGGCTGCTTCCCTGCCGGCCTGGTTCCCGCAGCTGTGACAGTTcggctttttttttttggtatcagtaggACCACTGCGTACTAGGGCGAAGGGCTCCCGCGACGCGTAGGCGACTAGGGTTCCGccccgtcgcgccgccgccgccgccaggccgTCCTCGCCTCCGCCCCCGACCCCCACCCCCTCCTCTCCCCCGGCCCTTGCTGCCGCTCCCCGCGGGCGGCAGGAGGGCGCCTAGCACCTAGCGCCCCCTCGCCCCCCTCCTCCGGCCTCcccagccgccgccgtcggcgcaggccgccgggcaaagccccgtgcggtgccggcggcggcggagctgctcTTCCCCGCGCATGAGAAGGGGAGACGCGGGGTCTCCTCGTCTGGTGGCGGTGCTCCCAGGTCGGAGCGGTTCCGGCGGCGGCGTTTCCTccttggcggcgcggcggcgggtgaCGACGACGTGGTGGCGAGGCTCTTTGGCCTCGGGACGGCGCGGTGGCTCGGGGCTCCACCTgcctggcccagatctgggcccttcaGGCCCCATCTGGGTCCGGGCGGGCCGACTCCCTGCCCCGTGGTGCTCCTCTAGGCGGACGGAGGGAAGGCCGGAGCTCAGGGCGGCGATGTCGGCGGCGCGTACACTGCAGCGCATAGATAGGAACTTCACGAGCCCgctcgggctcggccgggccaggtGGGCCTGGTGTGTTCCGGTCGCCGCGTCCGGTCGGTGTccgcaggtggcggtggaggtggttcCTCTGGCGTGGCTGCTGACGTGCTGCCTCGCGCTCCCGGTTGGCTCGTCCTGTTCGTGATGACCCCGCTGCGTTGGGTCAcggtgagacggcggtggtgCTTGCAAGGCCGTGGTGGCGCATGGTGGTGGGTGGCGAGTGTGGTGGAGCACGATGGAGTGTCCAAGGCGAGGTTgcgagggtcgggagaaatccctgtcggcatTGCcggcaccgacgcggtgacgcccgcgggcgccactcttccttcttgaagggcgttgGGTGAAGCCTTGTTTCCTTGTCCTtgcgcgtaccgggggaaaccctaggactactccgggcagcagtggcgtcgtcgtcgcaccccttcttgaaggtgttgcttggtacgcgGAACTTCaaagtgctaggagcgtggtgggcattatccggcgggcgcagcggttgcgaggcATCTCCGTTTTCGTTGATCCGACCCTTTCGGCAttagtttctcttttctttcttttatgttttcttttgggcttgctttgtgctgtttgccccagcAATGGATCCTATGTTGtatgggcgaaagcctatttcgaggaggaggaggacagttcggcTTTTTCCACGTGCTCCGTATGGATGGACCAGTATGTCAGTGAACCTGTCTATTGCCCATTGGTTCCGTCGGTCCATCTTAACTTTATGGACAGTCAATGCCAAGTATACCCAAGACCAAACGCAGTCCCACACCACACCATCCTTTTGTTCATCCGATTTGTATATAGGAGCTTTGAATCCAAAAATGCTGAATGGAATCTGGGTACACAAGAGAAGCGAGTTTTGACCCCGGGAGAGAGGTGGCTCAGAAAAACCCTAAAGCACTCGGTACTGGGACTTGCATCCCTGGAGCGTACCATCGCACGTCAAAGGGCAAGGGTACGCTGGCTGAAAGAAGGAGACGCAAACACCGCCCTATTTAACTCGGTGGCTAATGGGAGACATGCAAAGAACCACATCGCGTCGGTTAAAGTTGGGGAGGAGCTTATCACAGATCAAGAGCGTAAGGTAGAGGCGTTCACGGAGGCCTATATACAACTGCTGGGACGCGTGCAAACAAGAAGCCACACCATAAACCTGGAGGAGCTTGACATTCCTACTGCGGACCTTAGGGAGCCGGATAACCTTTTCACGGAGCAAGAAATTTGGAGCGTTGTCAAAGAGTTGCATCTCGATCGCGCCCCCGAACCTGACGGTTTCATAGGAGCTTTTTATCAAAGGGCATGGCCGGTAATAAAGAGAGACATCCTTGCGGGCTTGATCAAGCTCGGTGTTGGAGATGGAAGGGGGTTTGCCCGGCTCAACAGAGCTCTGATCACGCTCATCCCCAAAAAACCCGATGCGGAGGAAGTCAAGGATTACCGGCCTAtaagcctagtccatagc from Lolium rigidum isolate FL_2022 chromosome 4, APGP_CSIRO_Lrig_0.1, whole genome shotgun sequence encodes the following:
- the LOC124648683 gene encoding uncharacterized protein LOC124648683, with the translated sequence MLPLLRGVVSGHLRRSLSTAAPRPPWVLMDRDTLLTRSPVAVSSSFRPPPSASSITVPVWSLDLQPPGDKDNNLYMDTMRSRLLAASAHGFLLLDAHKSRFKLHPKADLNLPPDVLLKVAPSELVCRTFERRVCNPVTGDLFRLPDFHGTSTDGMGLLTQPGRYVAAQLAEVDGGRRFMLRRFSSETGDWGELVLPSPLPPGRRMHLNHEHEVLDCGGRLWWVDLSWGAVCVDPFSARPELRAVELPEGCVLPGHQSDTEVRRLVNLKHRRMGVSAGRLCYAEADALHIRSFTLDDESGRWTLEQQVPVDSLWPNGKVVPSVAAIDPLDADVLYLNVEEFTVSVDMRNESILVGSASVLRGVSPQSASSSYLPCVLPSFLGSAPIPGKNDIEKNKTLADVLVRSDRHPKT